From a single Cyclobacterium marinum DSM 745 genomic region:
- the ftsA gene encoding cell division protein FtsA, translated as MENEKLIVGLDIGTTKICAIIGRKNEYGKLEVLGMGKAVSDGVIRGIVTNIDKTVNAITKAVNEASEMSNVDIGEVIVGIAGQHIRSSIHHGVIIRSPNDEEITVEDVRRLSNDMENIVVPPGNRIIHVMPQDYTIDYEEGIRDPVGMSGARMEAHFHIITAQSAAINNIDRCVKRASLQSKALILEPLASSLSVLSDMDKEAGVCLVDIGGGTTDVAIFYDNIIRHTAVIPFGGNIITADIKEGCMVMQHQAELLKTKFGKAIAEEANPNEIVSIPGLRNRPPKEISVKNLASIIQARMEEIVEMVQSEIATSGVYKKLAGGIVLTGGGSLLHGVGPLFEYITGLDTRIGYPNEHLGKSKVEDVKSPMYATTVGLVLAGFRGLDDREDTYRQKESLKTTTEKKSFRVDQSGSDIFGSITKKLKRFITDDIGDDSENY; from the coding sequence ATGGAAAACGAAAAACTCATTGTAGGACTGGATATCGGCACCACAAAAATATGTGCCATTATAGGTCGAAAGAACGAATATGGTAAGCTAGAGGTGTTGGGTATGGGTAAAGCAGTTTCTGATGGCGTAATCAGGGGCATCGTTACCAACATAGACAAAACTGTCAATGCCATTACCAAAGCAGTAAATGAAGCTTCTGAAATGTCTAATGTAGACATAGGAGAAGTAATCGTGGGAATTGCAGGCCAACACATTCGCAGCTCAATTCACCATGGTGTAATCATCAGAAGTCCTAATGATGAAGAAATAACAGTTGAGGATGTACGAAGGTTGTCCAATGACATGGAAAACATTGTGGTACCTCCGGGAAATAGGATTATTCATGTAATGCCTCAAGATTACACCATAGATTATGAGGAAGGCATCAGGGATCCTGTGGGTATGTCCGGGGCACGCATGGAAGCTCATTTCCATATTATTACTGCTCAATCTGCTGCAATTAACAATATTGACAGGTGTGTAAAACGCGCCAGCCTACAATCCAAAGCTTTGATCCTTGAACCTTTGGCTAGTTCCTTATCAGTCCTTAGCGACATGGATAAAGAAGCTGGAGTTTGCCTGGTAGACATTGGAGGTGGCACCACTGACGTAGCCATATTTTATGACAATATCATTCGACATACCGCAGTAATACCATTTGGAGGAAATATTATTACCGCAGATATCAAAGAAGGTTGCATGGTAATGCAACATCAGGCAGAATTGCTTAAAACAAAATTTGGCAAAGCCATTGCGGAAGAAGCCAATCCGAATGAAATAGTATCTATTCCGGGTTTGCGCAACAGACCACCAAAAGAAATCTCGGTCAAAAACCTTGCTTCAATAATCCAAGCAAGAATGGAAGAGATTGTTGAAATGGTTCAATCTGAGATTGCAACGAGCGGAGTATACAAGAAACTAGCCGGCGGAATTGTATTGACCGGAGGAGGCTCTTTATTACATGGTGTAGGTCCACTTTTCGAATACATTACAGGTCTAGACACCAGAATTGGCTATCCAAATGAACACCTAGGTAAATCTAAGGTAGAGGATGTGAAAAGCCCGATGTATGCCACCACGGTTGGCTTGGTATTGGCAGGCTTTAGAGGACTAGATGATCGAGAAGACACCTACCGACAAAAAGAGAGCTTAAAAACTACTACAGAAAAGAAAAGTTTCCGTGTAGACCAAAGTGGTAGTGATATTTTTGGTTCAATAACCAAAAAGTTAAAGAGATTCATTACAGATGATATCGGAGACGACTCCGAAAATTATTAA
- the murG gene encoding undecaprenyldiphospho-muramoylpentapeptide beta-N-acetylglucosaminyltransferase — MKKAEETYRIIISGGGTGGHIYPAIAIAKAWNEKYPESEVLFVGAEGRMEMQKVPEAGYRIEGLKIAGIQRRLTLENLNFPFKLLGSLQKAKKLIKNFKPHLVVGVGGYASGPVLFMAQRKGLPTLIQEQNSYAGLTNKLLAKNANAICVAYPEMGRYFPASKIKYTGNPVRKDILDIADKRTKALAHFGLNPDQPVILSIGGSLGAKTLNQALLHSMEDFETKGYQVLWQTGKYYFEKVKGQVKDSGVKGIYPLEFIKHMDLAYAAADLVISRSGALSVSELSLVGKPVIFIPSPNVAEDHQTKNAMAYVSQNAALLLKDDKAIDQLGSMVHSLLGNQEKRDHLSQAIKTLAKPEAAKDIVKVMEELIQ; from the coding sequence TTGAAAAAAGCTGAAGAAACATATCGAATCATTATAAGCGGAGGAGGGACCGGGGGGCATATCTATCCTGCCATTGCTATAGCCAAGGCATGGAATGAAAAATATCCTGAAAGTGAGGTCTTATTTGTAGGTGCTGAAGGCAGAATGGAAATGCAAAAAGTTCCTGAGGCAGGCTACAGAATAGAAGGCTTAAAAATAGCCGGTATCCAGCGAAGACTCACTTTAGAGAACTTAAACTTTCCTTTTAAATTATTAGGCAGTTTACAAAAAGCTAAAAAACTGATAAAAAACTTTAAACCGCATCTGGTAGTAGGTGTTGGAGGGTATGCTAGTGGTCCTGTACTATTTATGGCCCAACGAAAAGGACTCCCCACCTTAATCCAGGAGCAAAATAGTTATGCAGGATTAACCAATAAATTATTGGCCAAGAATGCCAATGCCATCTGTGTAGCTTACCCTGAAATGGGGCGTTACTTCCCTGCTTCAAAAATAAAGTACACTGGAAATCCGGTAAGAAAGGACATCTTGGACATAGCAGATAAAAGGACTAAAGCTTTAGCTCATTTTGGCCTAAACCCGGACCAACCGGTAATCCTTTCTATTGGAGGCAGTTTGGGTGCCAAAACACTCAATCAAGCTTTGCTACATTCAATGGAAGATTTTGAAACCAAAGGCTACCAAGTACTTTGGCAAACAGGGAAATATTATTTTGAAAAAGTAAAAGGGCAAGTAAAGGATTCCGGCGTTAAAGGGATCTATCCTTTGGAATTTATCAAGCACATGGATTTGGCATATGCCGCAGCTGATTTGGTGATTTCGCGATCCGGTGCTTTATCTGTATCGGAACTCAGTTTGGTAGGAAAACCAGTGATATTTATCCCATCTCCGAATGTGGCAGAAGACCATCAAACTAAAAATGCCATGGCCTATGTTTCTCAAAATGCTGCCTTGCTTTTAAAGGATGATAAAGCAATCGACCAATTGGGATCCATGGTACATTCATTGCTAGGAAACCAAGAAAAACGAGACCATTTATCTCAAGCCATAAAAACCTTGGCAAAACCCGAGGCAGCCAAGGATATTGTAAAAGTAATGGAAGAATTGATCCAATGA
- the murC gene encoding UDP-N-acetylmuramate--L-alanine ligase, with amino-acid sequence MNLKNLHSVFFLGIGGIGMSAIARWFNHIGVPVYGYDKTPSPLTETLSEEGMEIVYTDEVESLPEAFKASGADKLIVWTPAVPQSSNLYKFFGNNGFVIKKRAAVLGLITRNMESVAIAGTHGKTTTSSMVAHLLKHSGHNTAAFLGGLTQNYKNNLILHDEGSAESPVVVVEADEFDRSFLHLHPDLSIVTSIDPDHLDIYGDAEQLKEGFASFIRLTHPDGKLIIHQDAYQKISHADLGAAKVYQYSLNSGNIHADNIKVGTGTFSFDYVAEDIRIDGLELSVPGFHNIENALAAIAVAVNYGLSKEAIIEGIATYKGVKRRFEKICTNERIIYIDDYAHHPEEIKAFLLSIKAMYPDKKVTAVFQPHLFTRTRDFAEGFSESLSIADTVVLLDIYPARELPIEGITSEMLLPRITSPNKSVVDKEKLLSHLEQHKPEVLVTIGAGDIDRLVKPIEKWIKNDKA; translated from the coding sequence ATGAATTTAAAAAACTTACATAGCGTCTTTTTTCTAGGTATAGGAGGAATAGGTATGAGTGCCATTGCCAGGTGGTTCAATCATATTGGAGTTCCTGTGTATGGCTATGACAAAACTCCTTCACCCCTTACTGAAACACTATCCGAGGAAGGGATGGAAATTGTATATACAGATGAGGTTGAAAGCCTACCAGAAGCATTTAAGGCTTCAGGAGCAGACAAATTAATTGTATGGACTCCGGCGGTGCCTCAAAGCAGCAACTTGTACAAATTCTTTGGAAACAATGGATTTGTAATTAAAAAACGTGCAGCAGTGCTGGGATTGATTACCAGGAACATGGAATCGGTGGCCATAGCAGGTACCCATGGTAAAACCACGACTTCTTCCATGGTGGCCCATTTGCTTAAGCATTCAGGGCACAATACTGCTGCTTTTTTGGGAGGGCTTACGCAAAACTATAAAAACAACCTAATCCTTCATGATGAGGGAAGTGCCGAATCTCCGGTAGTTGTGGTGGAAGCTGATGAATTTGACCGATCTTTTCTACACCTCCACCCCGACTTGAGTATTGTCACCAGTATTGACCCTGACCATTTAGATATTTATGGTGATGCAGAGCAATTGAAAGAAGGCTTTGCATCTTTTATCAGGCTTACACATCCTGATGGCAAATTAATCATTCACCAAGATGCTTATCAAAAAATTAGTCACGCAGATTTAGGTGCTGCGAAAGTCTACCAATACAGCTTAAACTCAGGAAATATTCATGCAGACAATATCAAGGTAGGCACCGGAACTTTTTCTTTTGACTATGTGGCCGAAGATATTAGAATTGACGGCCTCGAATTAAGTGTTCCGGGCTTCCATAATATTGAAAATGCTTTGGCTGCCATAGCTGTAGCCGTTAATTATGGACTTTCAAAAGAAGCAATTATTGAGGGCATTGCCACCTATAAAGGTGTGAAACGTAGATTTGAAAAAATTTGCACGAATGAACGCATAATCTATATTGACGATTATGCACATCATCCGGAAGAGATTAAAGCCTTTTTACTGTCTATCAAGGCCATGTATCCGGATAAAAAAGTGACGGCGGTATTTCAGCCCCATTTATTTACCAGAACAAGAGATTTTGCCGAAGGATTTTCCGAAAGCCTATCAATAGCAGACACTGTGGTCTTATTGGATATTTATCCTGCAAGAGAACTGCCTATTGAAGGCATAACTTCAGAAATGTTACTTCCTAGGATAACAAGTCCTAACAAATCTGTGGTGGATAAGGAAAAATTATTAAGTCATTTGGAACAGCACAAACCTGAAGTTTTAGTAACAATCGGTGCGGGTGATATAGATCGTTTGGTAAAACCAATTGAAAAATGGATAAAAAATGATAAAGCATAA
- a CDS encoding cell division protein FtsQ/DivIB, translating to MIKHKGWKFKKSFLMILLGMTLLGFIAFTEHKTENRALTNLDVYVEAVSDVYFVDEKEVAELLTNAFPGLLGHASKTKVSIHEVEKKVEAHPFVKKAEVYEDLKGTLMVKVSQHVPMARIVRPMAADGYISSSGKILPTSSNYTTRVLILTGKKAETLLKEGDLSVQHTPLLELIRYISSDPFWSAQISALDLLANGDINMHQQVGKQVIEFGKPEDIELKFRKIKTYYKKILPEKGWNTYSRVNVKYKDQIICE from the coding sequence ATGATAAAGCATAAGGGATGGAAATTTAAAAAGTCCTTCCTAATGATATTGTTAGGGATGACATTGCTAGGGTTTATCGCTTTTACAGAGCATAAAACAGAAAATCGTGCGCTTACCAATCTGGATGTGTATGTAGAGGCTGTAAGTGATGTCTATTTTGTTGATGAAAAAGAGGTAGCAGAATTATTGACCAATGCATTTCCCGGGTTACTTGGCCATGCCTCAAAAACGAAGGTCTCTATTCATGAGGTAGAAAAAAAGGTAGAAGCCCATCCCTTTGTGAAAAAGGCGGAAGTATATGAAGATTTGAAGGGAACTTTAATGGTAAAAGTAAGTCAGCATGTACCTATGGCTAGAATTGTTCGACCCATGGCAGCAGATGGTTACATCAGTTCCTCAGGAAAAATACTTCCCACCTCATCTAATTACACGACTAGGGTTTTGATCCTTACCGGTAAAAAAGCTGAGACATTACTAAAAGAAGGTGACCTTTCAGTTCAACATACACCGTTGTTGGAATTGATAAGGTATATAAGTTCAGACCCATTTTGGTCAGCCCAAATCAGTGCATTGGATTTACTTGCCAATGGTGATATTAATATGCACCAGCAAGTAGGGAAACAGGTAATTGAATTTGGCAAGCCGGAAGACATTGAATTAAAATTTAGAAAAATCAAAACCTATTATAAGAAAATTCTTCCTGAAAAAGGTTGGAATACTTATTCAAGGGTAAATGTAAAATATAAGGATCAAATTATTTGTGAATAA